Proteins co-encoded in one Xiphophorus hellerii strain 12219 chromosome 10, Xiphophorus_hellerii-4.1, whole genome shotgun sequence genomic window:
- the LOC116727448 gene encoding gastrula zinc finger protein XlCGF57.1-like isoform X1 produces MTETMKVEADEPGGLSLEPPLPAASTSEPEEETQDSKDLMFPLHQMLVVKAEVPHDWNSSLDQQDPEPPHIKEEAEEQCISHKEMHLTVKREDEEKTELSERHHIKTEDRRSAEQLETQPEPDRNPDLVRPNQKSKLMVHRRGKRHKLCSKLSPKGHTREKSFGCDVCGKRFKRETNFKLHMVIHNEKIEHICNICSKGFKVKRSLETHMRRHTGEKPFACDVCGRRFHAKSNLTSHLKVHSEEKPFSCDVCGTRFMRNENLKRHMWIHTTEKPFVCSVCSKGFSLQQRLETHMRAHKGEKLFMCSVCSKGFSRHENLKRHMRIHTGERPFICSFCGKGFSLQETLKSHMRVHTGEKPFICSICSQGFSLQQNLKSHMYVHTGEKPFTCSVCSKGFSRQVYLKSHSKVHTAPFSCSDCSKCFMNEIQLQRHVRFHSEERPFSCDVCKSRFNQKIHLESHMRVHSGEKPFVCSVCSKAFSRPGDLNRHMGVHKGCSL; encoded by the exons ATGACTGAGACGATGAAGGTTGAAGCAGATGAACCTGGGGGGCTCAGCTTGGAGCCTCCTCTGCCTGCAGCATCCACATCAGAACCGGAGGAGGAAACACAAGACAGCAAAGATCTCA TGTTTCCACTCCATCAGATGTTGGTGGTCAAAGCAGAAGTTCCCCATGACTGGAACTCCAGTTTGGACCAGCAGGACCCAGAGCCCCCCCACATAaaggaggaagcggaggaacaaTGCATCAGTCATAAGGAAATGCATCTTACTGTGAAGAGGGAAGATGAAGAGAAAACTGAGTTATCAGAGCGTCATCACATCAAGACTGAAGACAGGAGGTCAGCTGAACAGCTGgaaacacaaccagaaccagatagGAACCCAGATCTAGTACGTCCCAATCAGAAAAGTAAGCTAATGGTTCATAGAAGAGGTAAAAGACATAAACTATGTTCCAAACTTTCACCTAAGGGCCACACGAGAGAGAAATCATTCGGTTGTGATGTTTGTGGCAAACGATTTAAACGTGAGACTAATTTTAAATTACACATGGTGATTCATAATGAGAAAATAGAACACATCTGCAATATTTGTAGTAAAGGATTTAAAGTAAAGCGTTCTCTTGAGACTCATATGAGACGACACACTGGAGAGAAGCCATTTGCATGTGATGTTTGTGGTAGAAGGTTCCATGCAAAGAGTAATCTCACAAGTCACCTGAAGGTCCACTCAGAAGAAAAACCCTTTTCTTGTGATGTTTGTGGTACAAGGTTTATGAGAAACGAAAATCTCAAGAGGCACATGTGGATCCACACGACAGAGAAACCATTTGTTTGTAGTGTTTGCAGTAAAGGATTCTCATTGCAGCAGAGGCTTGAAACTCATATGCGCGCTCACAAGGGAGAGAAACTGTTCATGTGTAGTGTTTGTAGTAAAGGATTTTCCCGACATGAGAATCTAAAAAGACACATGCGCATACATACAGGCGAGAGGCCGTTTATCTGCAGTTTTTGCGGTAAAGGATTTTCACTACAAGAGACACTGAAGAGTCACATGCGTGTTCACACGGGGGAGAAACCGTTCATTTGCAGTATTTGCAGTCAAGGATTTTCTCTCCAGCAGAATCTAAAGAGTCACATGTACgtccacacaggagagaaaccgTTTACTTGTAGTGTTTGTAGTAAAGGATTTTCTCGGCAGGTGTATCTAAAAAGTCATTCAAAGGTCCATACAGCACCGTTTAGCTGTAGTGACTGtagtaaatgttttatgaatgaAATACAGCTACAGCGGCATGTGAGGTTCCACTCAGAGGAGAGACCGTTCAGCTGTGATGTCTGTAAAAGCAGGTTTAATCAAAAGATTCATCTTGAAAGTCATATGAGAGTCCATTCAGGAGAAAAACCATTTGTTTGCAGTGTTTGCAGTAAAGCGTTTTCCCGACCTGGAGATCTGAACAGACACATGGGTGTTCATAAGGGCTGTAGCTTATGA
- the LOC116727448 gene encoding gastrula zinc finger protein XlCGF57.1-like isoform X2 produces the protein MNLGGSAWSLLCLQHPHQNRRRKHKTAKISMLVVKAEVPHDWNSSLDQQDPEPPHIKEEAEEQCISHKEMHLTVKREDEEKTELSERHHIKTEDRRSAEQLETQPEPDRNPDLVRPNQKSKLMVHRRGKRHKLCSKLSPKGHTREKSFGCDVCGKRFKRETNFKLHMVIHNEKIEHICNICSKGFKVKRSLETHMRRHTGEKPFACDVCGRRFHAKSNLTSHLKVHSEEKPFSCDVCGTRFMRNENLKRHMWIHTTEKPFVCSVCSKGFSLQQRLETHMRAHKGEKLFMCSVCSKGFSRHENLKRHMRIHTGERPFICSFCGKGFSLQETLKSHMRVHTGEKPFICSICSQGFSLQQNLKSHMYVHTGEKPFTCSVCSKGFSRQVYLKSHSKVHTAPFSCSDCSKCFMNEIQLQRHVRFHSEERPFSCDVCKSRFNQKIHLESHMRVHSGEKPFVCSVCSKAFSRPGDLNRHMGVHKGCSL, from the exons ATGAACCTGGGGGGCTCAGCTTGGAGCCTCCTCTGCCTGCAGCATCCACATCAGAACCGGAGGAGGAAACACAAGACAGCAAAGATCTCA ATGTTGGTGGTCAAAGCAGAAGTTCCCCATGACTGGAACTCCAGTTTGGACCAGCAGGACCCAGAGCCCCCCCACATAaaggaggaagcggaggaacaaTGCATCAGTCATAAGGAAATGCATCTTACTGTGAAGAGGGAAGATGAAGAGAAAACTGAGTTATCAGAGCGTCATCACATCAAGACTGAAGACAGGAGGTCAGCTGAACAGCTGgaaacacaaccagaaccagatagGAACCCAGATCTAGTACGTCCCAATCAGAAAAGTAAGCTAATGGTTCATAGAAGAGGTAAAAGACATAAACTATGTTCCAAACTTTCACCTAAGGGCCACACGAGAGAGAAATCATTCGGTTGTGATGTTTGTGGCAAACGATTTAAACGTGAGACTAATTTTAAATTACACATGGTGATTCATAATGAGAAAATAGAACACATCTGCAATATTTGTAGTAAAGGATTTAAAGTAAAGCGTTCTCTTGAGACTCATATGAGACGACACACTGGAGAGAAGCCATTTGCATGTGATGTTTGTGGTAGAAGGTTCCATGCAAAGAGTAATCTCACAAGTCACCTGAAGGTCCACTCAGAAGAAAAACCCTTTTCTTGTGATGTTTGTGGTACAAGGTTTATGAGAAACGAAAATCTCAAGAGGCACATGTGGATCCACACGACAGAGAAACCATTTGTTTGTAGTGTTTGCAGTAAAGGATTCTCATTGCAGCAGAGGCTTGAAACTCATATGCGCGCTCACAAGGGAGAGAAACTGTTCATGTGTAGTGTTTGTAGTAAAGGATTTTCCCGACATGAGAATCTAAAAAGACACATGCGCATACATACAGGCGAGAGGCCGTTTATCTGCAGTTTTTGCGGTAAAGGATTTTCACTACAAGAGACACTGAAGAGTCACATGCGTGTTCACACGGGGGAGAAACCGTTCATTTGCAGTATTTGCAGTCAAGGATTTTCTCTCCAGCAGAATCTAAAGAGTCACATGTACgtccacacaggagagaaaccgTTTACTTGTAGTGTTTGTAGTAAAGGATTTTCTCGGCAGGTGTATCTAAAAAGTCATTCAAAGGTCCATACAGCACCGTTTAGCTGTAGTGACTGtagtaaatgttttatgaatgaAATACAGCTACAGCGGCATGTGAGGTTCCACTCAGAGGAGAGACCGTTCAGCTGTGATGTCTGTAAAAGCAGGTTTAATCAAAAGATTCATCTTGAAAGTCATATGAGAGTCCATTCAGGAGAAAAACCATTTGTTTGCAGTGTTTGCAGTAAAGCGTTTTCCCGACCTGGAGATCTGAACAGACACATGGGTGTTCATAAGGGCTGTAGCTTATGA